The Pseudomonas parafulva genome includes a window with the following:
- a CDS encoding YheV family putative zinc ribbon protein has protein sequence MSEDAVNKTKKRFIAGAVCPACSEADKLMMWNEDGVPHRECVACGFTDTLNEQGLSVPSELGTRVNQQAPKPAAAKVQTVQFFPNPKLKKPAD, from the coding sequence ATGAGCGAGGACGCCGTGAACAAGACCAAGAAGCGCTTCATCGCTGGCGCGGTATGCCCGGCATGCAGTGAAGCCGACAAGCTGATGATGTGGAACGAAGACGGCGTGCCGCACCGCGAGTGTGTGGCGTGCGGTTTTACGGACACGCTCAATGAGCAGGGCTTGTCGGTGCCCAGCGAACTGGGCACGCGGGTCAACCAACAAGCGCCCAAGCCGGCAGCGGCGAAGGTGCAGACCGTGCAGTTCTTTCCCAATCCGAAGCTGAAGAAACCGGCCGATTGA
- a CDS encoding M3 family metallopeptidase yields MSNPLLQDGNVPVDYPSITVQSMQNAFDQVLERYAQGIERVINSQPSMPTWDDLVLAMDDLDAQLYAVLYGVMPFLGKGQAWSDPILAFHIAANSALDSRFCNEQLQSLYEQLAYSDIGRNLDSRQRATLRWHVERFRVSGASLPKSDKARLLDLQRQITELEERYLLNLDHPDVVVDDITQLRGLSQRSLDELNERARQRGNNGWSIPCESWAVDRVLEEAELGAIREQVYRAFHGRGVNTGSSPDNGQVLQQLALLRHERATLLAFSDHMNLSLARKSAGSPGQVRAFLQSLAAGMKPLVQQWRSDLERDAQKLGLDDMQPWDLRFAQKQLRDAAKIVSKEALREFFPMAAVIDALIQLARRLFGLELRATPAPVWAPSVLAFEAFQHNARIGLLYLDAVQHAGKQADAVFTTYVRNRRVDAEGIYQQAVVMVFSDVPEGSAGAQPLLDHLALRKLYHEFGHALHHLLVRTDNQVQSGVIELGTDGTELFGKLFERWVWNAAYLVSISSHHSDGRQIDREQVERCIARYKREAIGEAALELSKALFDVDLHTKPGDGKTPRQRFAQSREQCGYWPLHAHEHPAHAFDHLATGYDAGYYAYLWADVCAVDIFTRFEQTGLLDRALGQVLFESLIAPGASRPLREGVRQFLGRETSLHPYLQWLQAAG; encoded by the coding sequence ATGAGCAACCCGCTTCTGCAAGATGGCAACGTGCCCGTCGACTACCCCTCCATCACGGTTCAAAGCATGCAGAATGCGTTCGACCAAGTCCTTGAGCGGTATGCACAAGGCATCGAGCGCGTGATCAACAGCCAGCCATCGATGCCAACATGGGATGACCTGGTGTTGGCCATGGATGATCTGGACGCTCAGTTGTACGCAGTGCTTTATGGGGTAATGCCATTTCTGGGCAAAGGGCAGGCCTGGAGTGACCCTATCCTGGCGTTTCACATTGCTGCCAACTCCGCGTTGGACTCAAGGTTTTGCAACGAGCAGCTTCAGTCGCTGTATGAACAGCTGGCGTACAGCGATATCGGCCGTAATCTCGATAGCCGCCAGCGGGCAACATTGCGCTGGCACGTGGAAAGGTTTCGCGTCAGTGGTGCTTCGCTGCCCAAAAGCGACAAGGCGCGGCTGCTCGACCTGCAACGCCAGATAACCGAGCTTGAAGAACGGTATCTGCTCAATCTCGATCATCCGGACGTGGTCGTCGATGACATCACTCAGCTGCGCGGTCTATCCCAACGCAGTCTCGATGAGCTGAACGAACGGGCAAGGCAGCGTGGCAATAACGGGTGGTCCATACCCTGCGAAAGCTGGGCTGTCGACCGTGTGCTGGAAGAGGCCGAGCTGGGTGCTATCCGTGAGCAGGTGTACCGGGCTTTCCATGGACGTGGCGTCAATACCGGTTCGTCACCAGATAATGGTCAGGTGCTGCAGCAACTGGCACTTCTGCGCCATGAACGAGCGACGCTGTTGGCGTTCTCCGATCACATGAACCTGAGCTTGGCGCGCAAAAGTGCAGGTTCGCCAGGCCAGGTTCGTGCATTCCTGCAAAGTTTGGCTGCTGGCATGAAACCCCTGGTGCAGCAGTGGCGCTCAGACCTTGAGCGTGACGCACAGAAATTGGGTCTGGATGACATGCAGCCCTGGGACCTACGCTTTGCCCAAAAGCAACTGCGAGACGCGGCCAAGATAGTGTCGAAGGAGGCGCTGCGCGAATTTTTCCCAATGGCTGCCGTGATCGACGCGCTGATCCAGCTGGCCAGGCGGCTCTTTGGCCTGGAGTTGAGGGCCACCCCTGCCCCTGTATGGGCACCCTCAGTTCTGGCTTTTGAGGCATTCCAGCACAACGCACGCATTGGCTTGCTCTATCTCGATGCTGTACAGCATGCCGGTAAGCAGGCAGATGCGGTGTTCACAACCTATGTGCGTAACCGCAGGGTCGACGCGGAAGGGATTTACCAGCAAGCGGTGGTGATGGTCTTCAGTGATGTGCCCGAAGGTAGCGCAGGCGCACAGCCATTGTTGGATCACCTCGCGCTGCGCAAGCTGTACCACGAGTTTGGCCATGCGTTACATCACCTTCTGGTGCGTACCGACAACCAGGTTCAGTCGGGCGTGATCGAACTCGGTACGGACGGGACGGAGCTATTTGGCAAGCTTTTCGAACGTTGGGTGTGGAACGCCGCCTATCTCGTCAGCATCTCCTCCCACCATTCGGACGGGCGTCAGATTGATAGGGAGCAGGTCGAGCGGTGCATCGCGCGCTATAAGCGCGAGGCCATTGGCGAAGCCGCGCTTGAGCTGAGCAAAGCCTTGTTCGACGTGGATCTGCACACGAAACCAGGTGACGGGAAAACCCCTCGCCAGCGATTCGCTCAATCGCGCGAACAGTGTGGTTATTGGCCCCTGCACGCCCATGAGCACCCAGCCCACGCCTTCGACCACCTGGCTACCGGGTATGACGCCGGCTATTACGCCTATCTCTGGGCAGATGTATGTGCCGTGGATATCTTTACCCGCTTCGAGCAAACGGGGTTACTTGATCGTGCGCTTGGACAGGTGCTGTTCGAGTCACTAATCGCCCCAGGGGCATCGCGCCCATTGCGTGAAGGGGTGAGACAGTTTCTAGGCCGTGAGACCAGCCTGCACCCTTACCTCCAGTGGCTTCAGGCTGCCGGATAA
- a CDS encoding PA0069 family radical SAM protein, producing the protein MSYSPPLKGRGTAHNPHNRFGHTHSSYEDDGWYQDVPITQGTEVRIETAKTVISRNTSPDLPFDRSINPYRGCEHGCIYCYARPSHAYWDLSPGLDFETKLIAKTNAADVLAQQLSKPGYVCAPINLGANTDPYQPIEREHLLTRRLLEVLLKFRHPVTIVTKGALILRDLDLLTEMASLRLVRVMISHTTLDAGLKRVLEPRAASPAARLRAIRLLRDAGVPVGVLCSPIIPMINDCELEQLLESAQEAGAQSAAYMMLRLPLEVAPLFEQWLHDHYPQRAAHVMSLIRQSRGGALYDSRFGARMRGEGVFAQLLAQRFDKTVRKLNLEERESLQLDCSLFSLPGRQLQLL; encoded by the coding sequence ATGTCATATTCACCTCCTTTGAAGGGCCGCGGCACTGCGCATAATCCGCATAATCGCTTCGGCCACACCCACTCATCGTATGAGGATGATGGCTGGTACCAAGATGTGCCGATCACGCAAGGGACCGAAGTGCGGATCGAGACGGCCAAGACCGTGATCAGCCGCAATACCTCGCCCGACCTGCCCTTCGACCGGTCGATAAACCCTTATCGCGGTTGCGAGCACGGATGCATCTATTGCTATGCGCGCCCTTCCCACGCCTATTGGGACCTGTCGCCGGGTCTGGATTTCGAAACCAAGCTGATCGCCAAGACCAATGCGGCCGATGTGCTGGCGCAGCAGCTGAGCAAACCTGGGTACGTGTGTGCGCCGATCAACCTGGGGGCCAACACCGACCCTTATCAGCCGATAGAACGCGAACACTTGCTGACTCGGCGTTTGCTGGAGGTGCTGCTGAAGTTTCGACACCCAGTGACCATCGTCACCAAGGGCGCTTTGATTCTGCGTGACCTTGACCTGTTGACCGAAATGGCCAGCTTGCGCCTTGTGCGCGTGATGATCAGCCATACCACCCTTGATGCTGGCCTTAAGCGTGTGCTGGAGCCCCGTGCCGCTTCGCCTGCTGCGCGCTTGCGGGCCATACGCCTGCTGCGCGATGCGGGCGTACCCGTGGGCGTGCTGTGTTCGCCGATCATTCCCATGATCAACGACTGTGAACTGGAGCAGTTGCTGGAGTCGGCGCAAGAGGCCGGGGCGCAAAGCGCGGCCTACATGATGCTTCGCTTACCGCTGGAGGTGGCCCCTCTGTTCGAGCAGTGGTTGCACGATCACTATCCGCAGCGCGCAGCCCATGTGATGAGCCTGATTCGGCAAAGCCGGGGCGGAGCGCTTTATGACAGCCGCTTCGGTGCTCGTATGCGGGGTGAAGGTGTTTTTGCCCAGTTGTTGGCGCAGCGTTTCGACAAGACTGTACGCAAGCTGAACTTGGAAGAACGTGAATCTTTACAACTCGATTGCTCATTGTTCAGCCTGCCAGGCAGGCAGCTGCAATTGCTTTGA
- the trbB gene encoding P-type conjugative transfer ATPase TrbB: MAETASLKDRAKKKLERDAGPLIIDALNHPQTVELMCNGDGKLWLEQLGQPMRHIGDLRPAQAESIIKTVAGFHGKEVTRSKPLLEGEWPLDGSRFAGQLPPVVRAATFAIRKKAVAIYTLDQYVESAIMTPAQCDAIKRAIRDHRNILVIGGTGTGKTTLVNAVINEMVIEFPSERVFIIEDTGEIQCAAKNFVQYHTTVDVSMTHLLKTSLRMRPDRILVGEVRGEEALDLIDAWNTGHPGGAATLHANSASEGLTRLKSLVSRNKSAPADIEPLIGEAVHVVISIARTPEGRRIQEILEVSGYENGRYIMRNL; this comes from the coding sequence ATTGCAGAAACTGCCAGCCTGAAAGATCGCGCCAAGAAAAAACTTGAACGCGATGCCGGCCCGCTCATTATCGATGCGCTCAACCACCCGCAGACCGTCGAGTTGATGTGTAACGGCGACGGCAAGCTTTGGCTCGAACAATTGGGCCAACCGATGAGGCACATTGGCGATCTGCGTCCGGCGCAGGCCGAGTCCATCATCAAGACCGTGGCTGGCTTCCATGGCAAGGAAGTGACCCGCAGCAAACCGCTGCTCGAAGGCGAATGGCCCCTGGACGGGTCGCGCTTCGCAGGCCAGCTTCCGCCGGTGGTGCGCGCCGCCACGTTTGCGATCCGAAAAAAGGCGGTCGCCATCTACACCCTGGACCAGTATGTGGAGTCGGCGATCATGACGCCGGCCCAGTGCGATGCCATCAAGCGGGCCATCCGTGATCACCGCAACATCCTCGTTATCGGTGGTACGGGTACCGGCAAGACCACCTTGGTCAACGCGGTCATCAACGAGATGGTCATCGAATTTCCCAGTGAGCGCGTATTCATCATCGAGGACACCGGTGAGATTCAGTGCGCGGCCAAGAACTTCGTGCAGTACCACACCACCGTCGACGTGAGCATGACCCACCTGCTCAAGACCTCCCTGCGTATGCGCCCTGACCGCATCCTGGTCGGTGAGGTGCGTGGCGAAGAGGCACTCGACCTGATCGATGCCTGGAACACCGGCCACCCTGGCGGCGCCGCCACGCTGCATGCCAACAGCGCCAGTGAAGGGCTGACCCGTCTCAAATCCCTGGTTTCCCGCAACAAGTCGGCTCCGGCCGACATCGAGCCGCTGATTGGCGAAGCGGTTCACGTCGTCATCTCCATCGCCAGAACCCCAGAAGGCCGCCGCATCCAGGAAATCCTCGAGGTTTCCGGGTACGAAAACGGCCGTTACATCATGCGCAACCTCTAG
- the trbC gene encoding conjugal transfer system pilin TrbC has protein sequence MQANISLSRINAQTFGYLALCLLMLYVMVTPENAFASTAGSGTLPYESWLESLRKSVTGPVAFALSIIGIVVAGGVLIFGGDLNGFFRTLIFLVLVMALIVGANNIMSSFFGTSAELAQLLPLPQHTLVQGQV, from the coding sequence ATGCAAGCCAACATTTCTCTGTCCCGCATCAATGCCCAAACGTTTGGCTACCTGGCGCTCTGCCTGTTGATGCTCTACGTAATGGTCACCCCGGAAAATGCCTTCGCCTCTACCGCCGGTAGCGGCACCCTGCCTTACGAGAGCTGGTTGGAATCTCTGCGCAAATCGGTAACCGGCCCAGTTGCCTTCGCCTTGTCGATCATTGGCATCGTGGTAGCGGGCGGCGTATTGATCTTCGGCGGCGACCTGAACGGCTTCTTCCGCACCCTCATTTTCCTGGTGCTGGTGATGGCCCTGATCGTTGGTGCCAACAACATCATGAGCAGCTTCTTTGGTACTAGCGCAGAGCTGGCGCAATTGCTGCCACTGCCTCAGCACACCCTGGTACAGGGTCAGGTCTGA
- a CDS encoding conjugal transfer protein TrbD translates to MALRTIPIRRAGNRDNLFMGGDRELVMFSGLLAFALIFSAQELRATVVGLVLWFAALFILRVMAKADAKMRPVYLRHRRYKSYYPARSTPFRDNPPSQGNQYK, encoded by the coding sequence ATGGCACTGCGCACGATTCCCATTCGGCGAGCCGGTAACCGGGACAACCTGTTCATGGGAGGTGACCGTGAGCTGGTGATGTTCTCCGGCCTGTTGGCCTTCGCGTTGATCTTCAGTGCCCAAGAACTGCGCGCCACGGTAGTCGGGCTAGTGCTGTGGTTCGCTGCGCTGTTCATTCTGCGGGTGATGGCAAAGGCCGACGCGAAGATGCGCCCGGTATACCTGCGCCATCGACGCTACAAGTCTTATTACCCGGCGCGTAGCACTCCGTTCAGGGACAACCCTCCAAGTCAGGGAAATCAATACAAATGA
- a CDS encoding VirB4 family type IV secretion/conjugal transfer ATPase has product MIEGIAYAIAALGALLVLLLVQRLLQVDAELKLKKHRSKDAGLSDLLNHAALVDDGVIVGKNGAFMAAWLYRGDDNASSTDAQRELVSLRINQALAGLGSGWMIHVDAVRRPAVNYSSKGFSHFPDRLTEAMDQERRSFFESLGSLYEGYFVLTLTFFPPMLAQQKFVELMFDDDTPPPDHKARTRNLIEQFKRDCVSVEGSLSSVLKMTRLKANALVTEEGAQITHDDLLSWVQFCVTGISQPVQLPSNPMYLDAVIGGKEMWGGVVPKIGRNFIQVVAIEGFPLESAPGILSALAELPCEYRWSSRFIFMDTHEAVQHLEKYRKKWKQKVRGFFDQVFNTNNGNIDQDAMSMVQDAADAIAEVNSGLVAQGYYTSVVVLMDEDRQQLEESARSVEKAIERLGFAARIETINTLDAYLGSLPGHGVENVRRPLMNTLNLADMLPTSSIWTGSAEAPCPLYPPLSPALMHCVTSGATPFRLNLHVRDLGHTFMFGPTGAGKSTHLALIAAQLRRYQGMSIFAFDKGMSMYPLAAGIRAESGGQSGRHFTVAADDERLAFCPLQFLETKGDRAWAMEWMDTILALNGLETTAAQRNEIGHAVMSMYRDGSRTLSEFCLVVQDETVRETLRQYTVDGTMGHLLDAEEDGLALSDFTVFEIEELMNLGDKYALPVLLYLFRRIERALKGQPAVIILDEAWLMLGHPAFREKIREWLKVLRKANCLVLMATQSLSDAANSGILDVIVESTATKIFLPNVYARDEETSLLYRRMGLNARQIEILATAVPKRQYYYVSENGRRLYDLALGPLALAFVGASDKESVAAIKRLEAKYGDGWVDEWLAARGLRLNDYGVAA; this is encoded by the coding sequence ATGATCGAAGGTATTGCGTATGCCATCGCAGCCCTCGGTGCGTTGCTGGTCCTGCTGCTGGTCCAGCGTCTCCTGCAGGTCGATGCCGAGCTGAAGCTGAAAAAGCACCGCTCCAAAGATGCCGGGCTGTCGGACTTGCTGAACCATGCCGCGTTGGTCGACGACGGCGTGATCGTTGGTAAGAACGGCGCCTTCATGGCAGCGTGGCTGTATCGTGGCGATGATAATGCCAGCAGCACCGACGCCCAGCGCGAGCTGGTATCGCTGCGTATCAACCAGGCGCTCGCTGGGCTGGGTAGCGGCTGGATGATCCACGTCGATGCTGTTCGGCGTCCGGCGGTCAATTATTCCAGCAAGGGTTTTTCGCACTTCCCGGATCGGCTTACTGAAGCGATGGACCAGGAACGTCGCAGCTTCTTCGAATCTCTGGGTTCATTGTATGAAGGCTACTTCGTTCTCACATTGACGTTCTTCCCGCCGATGCTGGCGCAACAGAAATTCGTCGAGCTCATGTTCGATGACGACACGCCGCCGCCCGATCACAAGGCGCGCACACGCAACCTCATCGAACAATTCAAGCGTGACTGCGTAAGCGTTGAAGGCAGCTTGTCATCAGTGTTGAAGATGACCCGTCTAAAAGCCAATGCGCTGGTCACCGAAGAAGGTGCACAGATCACGCATGACGACTTGCTCAGCTGGGTACAGTTCTGTGTGACGGGTATCAGTCAGCCTGTGCAACTGCCGAGCAACCCCATGTACTTGGATGCTGTCATCGGCGGTAAGGAAATGTGGGGGGGTGTTGTGCCGAAGATCGGCCGAAACTTCATCCAGGTCGTAGCCATTGAAGGCTTCCCGCTCGAATCCGCACCCGGCATTCTCTCAGCATTGGCCGAACTGCCATGCGAGTACCGTTGGTCCAGCCGTTTTATCTTCATGGATACGCACGAAGCGGTCCAGCACCTTGAGAAGTACCGTAAGAAGTGGAAGCAGAAGGTGCGCGGTTTCTTCGACCAGGTGTTCAATACCAACAACGGCAACATCGACCAAGATGCCATGTCGATGGTGCAAGATGCCGCTGACGCAATCGCCGAGGTAAACAGCGGGCTGGTCGCTCAAGGCTACTACACCAGCGTCGTTGTTCTGATGGACGAAGATCGGCAACAACTGGAAGAGTCGGCGCGTAGCGTTGAGAAAGCCATTGAGCGTCTGGGCTTTGCTGCACGTATCGAAACGATCAATACCTTGGATGCCTATCTGGGCAGCTTGCCTGGTCACGGCGTGGAAAACGTTCGTCGCCCCTTGATGAACACCCTAAACCTGGCTGACATGCTGCCTACCAGCAGCATCTGGACGGGCAGTGCCGAGGCGCCTTGCCCGCTTTACCCACCACTGTCGCCAGCACTGATGCACTGTGTGACCAGTGGAGCCACGCCGTTCCGTCTGAACCTGCATGTACGTGACCTGGGTCACACCTTCATGTTCGGGCCAACCGGTGCCGGTAAGTCTACACACCTGGCTTTGATCGCCGCGCAGCTGCGTCGCTACCAAGGTATGTCGATCTTTGCCTTCGACAAAGGCATGTCGATGTATCCGCTGGCAGCCGGTATCCGCGCTGAAAGCGGTGGCCAGTCGGGTCGTCATTTCACGGTTGCGGCCGATGACGAGCGTTTGGCCTTCTGCCCGCTGCAGTTTCTGGAGACAAAGGGCGATCGCGCTTGGGCCATGGAGTGGATGGATACGATTCTGGCGCTAAACGGCCTGGAAACGACTGCTGCTCAGCGTAACGAAATAGGCCACGCGGTGATGAGCATGTACCGCGATGGCTCGCGTACCCTTTCGGAATTCTGCCTGGTCGTCCAGGACGAGACCGTTCGGGAAACGCTGCGTCAGTACACCGTTGACGGGACCATGGGGCACCTGCTCGACGCCGAGGAAGACGGGTTGGCGCTGTCCGACTTCACCGTCTTCGAGATCGAAGAACTGATGAACCTGGGTGACAAGTACGCTCTGCCCGTGCTGCTGTATCTGTTCCGCCGTATCGAACGCGCGCTCAAGGGGCAGCCGGCGGTGATCATTCTCGACGAAGCCTGGCTGATGCTTGGCCACCCCGCTTTCCGCGAGAAAATCCGCGAGTGGCTCAAGGTATTGCGTAAGGCCAACTGCCTGGTACTGATGGCTACTCAGAGCCTGTCGGACGCCGCCAACTCCGGCATTCTCGACGTCATCGTCGAATCGACGGCTACCAAGATCTTCCTCCCTAACGTCTACGCACGCGACGAGGAAACCTCGTTGCTGTATCGGCGCATGGGCCTGAACGCCCGGCAGATCGAAATCCTCGCCACCGCCGTGCCTAAGCGTCAGTACTACTACGTATCGGAAAACGGCCGCCGGCTATATGACCTTGCCTTGGGCCCGCTTGCCCTGGCCTTCGTCGGTGCCTCCGACAAAGAGTCGGTTGCCGCCATCAAGCGACTGGAAGCCAAGTATGGCGACGGTTGGGTAGACGAATGGCTGGCCGCCCGTGGCCTCAGACTGAATGATTATGGAGTGGCCGCATGA
- a CDS encoding VirB8/TrbF family protein encodes MSFAERMKAMVRKRPAEPSDSTSRIPSPQGAVLDNPYLTARRTWNDHVGSVVTSRLMWQVVAILSMMIALACVGGLIHIGSQSKFVPYVVEVDKLGQPLAVAPAQVAQPVDQRVVKSQVASFIADARTVTPDVALLRKSIFRIYALLGQNDPATQKMNEWLNGTKESSPFVRAAEETVSVDIRSVMQQTPETWQVDWEEVTRDRQGLVKSKANWRALVTTYTAEPTTQTSEEQLRMNPIGTYVRDFSWSKQL; translated from the coding sequence ATGAGCTTCGCTGAACGCATGAAAGCGATGGTGCGCAAACGCCCCGCTGAACCTTCCGATAGCACCTCGAGAATTCCATCGCCGCAAGGTGCGGTATTGGACAACCCTTACCTGACCGCCCGCCGTACCTGGAATGACCATGTCGGCAGCGTCGTGACCTCGCGTCTGATGTGGCAGGTGGTTGCCATCCTGTCGATGATGATTGCGCTGGCCTGTGTGGGCGGGCTGATTCATATCGGCAGCCAGTCCAAGTTCGTGCCCTACGTGGTCGAAGTGGACAAGCTTGGACAGCCATTGGCGGTAGCGCCGGCGCAGGTGGCGCAGCCAGTCGATCAGCGCGTTGTGAAATCGCAGGTTGCCAGCTTCATTGCCGATGCGCGCACCGTCACCCCGGATGTGGCGCTATTGCGCAAGTCGATTTTCCGCATTTATGCGCTGTTGGGGCAGAACGATCCGGCTACGCAGAAGATGAACGAATGGCTCAACGGCACCAAGGAGTCCAGCCCCTTCGTGCGCGCTGCCGAGGAAACCGTCAGCGTTGATATCCGCTCGGTCATGCAGCAGACCCCGGAAACATGGCAGGTGGACTGGGAAGAAGTCACTCGCGATCGACAGGGCCTGGTCAAGAGCAAGGCCAACTGGCGTGCCCTGGTGACCACCTATACCGCCGAACCCACAACTCAAACCAGCGAAGAGCAACTGCGGATGAACCCGATCGGGACCTATGTGCGCGACTTCTCCTGGTCTAAGCAACTCTGA
- the trbG gene encoding P-type conjugative transfer protein TrbG: MNRYLCALLAAALPAFVQAAPGTSQADLYFSDANPTLTPQEKAALAISQRWQQASATGIKPVDGGDGTARFIFGAQQPSIVCAVLQVCDIALQAGEQVNSINLGDTARWTVEPAITGVGPSEVQHLIIKPMDVGLETSLVVTTNRRTYHFKLRSHRTQYMPQVAFTYPEEALAKWNMIKQRETTERKRATIPETGEYLGNLSFDYTVEGDTAWKPVRVYNDGSKTIIQMPQTVAQTEAPSLMVVRKDGGWFRDDETVMVNYRVQGDRYIVDTVFDKAILIAGVGKSQDRVTIQRGK, from the coding sequence ATGAACCGTTATCTTTGCGCTTTGCTCGCCGCCGCACTGCCTGCGTTCGTTCAGGCCGCGCCCGGCACCAGTCAGGCCGACCTGTACTTCTCGGACGCCAACCCCACCTTGACCCCGCAGGAAAAGGCCGCCCTGGCCATTTCCCAGCGTTGGCAGCAGGCCAGTGCCACCGGCATCAAGCCGGTCGACGGTGGGGATGGCACTGCCCGCTTCATCTTCGGTGCCCAGCAGCCGAGCATCGTCTGCGCCGTGTTGCAGGTGTGCGACATCGCCCTGCAGGCCGGTGAGCAGGTCAACTCGATCAACCTGGGCGACACCGCCCGCTGGACGGTCGAGCCGGCCATCACCGGTGTTGGCCCGAGCGAAGTGCAGCACCTGATCATCAAGCCCATGGACGTGGGGCTGGAAACGTCGCTGGTGGTTACCACCAACCGCCGCACCTACCACTTCAAACTCCGCTCGCACCGCACCCAGTACATGCCGCAGGTGGCCTTCACCTATCCGGAAGAGGCGCTGGCGAAGTGGAACATGATCAAGCAGCGCGAAACCACCGAGCGCAAGCGCGCGACCATCCCCGAAACCGGCGAATACTTGGGTAACCTGAGCTTCGACTACACCGTCGAGGGCGACACTGCCTGGAAACCCGTGCGGGTCTACAACGATGGCAGCAAGACGATCATCCAGATGCCGCAGACCGTGGCTCAGACCGAGGCCCCGTCGCTGATGGTGGTGCGCAAGGACGGCGGCTGGTTCCGGGATGACGAAACCGTGATGGTCAACTACCGAGTTCAGGGCGATCGCTACATCGTCGACACTGTTTTTGACAAGGCCATCCTGATTGCCGGCGTGGGCAAGTCCCAGGACCGCGTAACCATCCAGCGGGGTAAATGA
- a CDS encoding conjugal transfer protein TrbH: MRVCLALFATLWLVACANGPYGNFAERTSPAVNQQLAQATVRQLAVVHPPASTRLRFAQETRDGFGTALLSTLRASGYSVQEFDPKAQPAPAARGVVPALPLNYVVDTPKDTQLLRVILRVGPETLSRAYGVQNDRLLAAGAWVRKE, from the coding sequence ATGCGCGTTTGTCTAGCACTGTTCGCCACCTTGTGGCTGGTCGCCTGCGCCAACGGGCCTTATGGCAACTTCGCCGAGCGCACATCGCCTGCGGTCAACCAGCAGCTGGCGCAGGCCACCGTTCGCCAGTTGGCGGTGGTGCACCCGCCGGCCAGCACCCGCTTGCGTTTTGCCCAGGAAACCCGTGATGGCTTCGGCACTGCTCTGTTGAGCACCCTGCGCGCCTCAGGCTATTCCGTGCAGGAGTTCGACCCCAAGGCGCAGCCAGCGCCTGCTGCCCGCGGTGTGGTACCTGCGCTGCCGCTGAACTACGTGGTCGACACCCCCAAGGACACCCAGCTGCTGCGGGTGATTCTGCGGGTCGGCCCAGAAACCCTGAGCCGTGCCTATGGCGTGCAGAACGATCGCCTGCTGGCCGCTGGCGCCTGGGTTCGCAAGGAGTGA